A window of Triplophysa dalaica isolate WHDGS20190420 chromosome 12, ASM1584641v1, whole genome shotgun sequence genomic DNA:
acagataactcacttttttaaaatgttcaaaacaaatgtttatgtgcATTGCAATTAATACCAGTCAAACTGTGGTTGGGTTGTtttaaataagtaataataaccaactcacacaataaaaacgagataacataataaaaacataattttgtttttttaaatctgtttttgcaaataaacttttcaagtggaaacaataataaaataatagaagGCATTATGTGAGCTTGcaagtatattattttaaatgcacaaaactCTTATTTTAAGGTTTTTTGTTGTCTAAACAGGTCTAAATTAGATCACACTGCTTCTTGTTGAGGTTGTGGTATATTGAGTCTGGAAACTTTCTGCAGACATCTAATTCATTGTACTCCTTTTCCGTTTTCTGGTAGTTTTTACTGTTATCATTCTAAATGGAAATAATTAAACTATATCAGTTCTGTAAAACCATTTGCTTTCATGTGCTACAGAACCCTTTTACTCACCCCCTTACTCGCTgtctttttgtgtcttttgttttgAGATGCTGCGAGAGACCAGAAACTGGGATTAGGAGGTGTTGGattttaaaaaataaccaaaaaatcTAACATGATTACAAGTACACACTTCATGAGGAAAAAGCACCATAACGTTATAAAAGCAGTCCATGTAACTTGAtcatctttttatgttttgacaCAGTGACAAATTTGTAATGGAAGATGTAATATTGGGTCTTGACAGTTCCAATCCTTAAGTAAAATATTCACTTTCACTATGGAAACTATCAACTAcgcaatctctctctctctctctctctctctctctctctctctctctctctctctctctctctctctctttctctctctctctttctctctctctctctttctctctctttctctctctctctctttctctctctttctctctctctctctctctctctctctttctctatctctctctctttctctctctctttctctctctctctctctctctctctctctctctctctctctctctctctctctctctctttctctctctctctctctctttctctctctctctctctctctctctctctctttctctctctttctctctctctctctttctctctctctctctctctctctctctctctctctctctctctttctctctctttctctctctctctctcttctctttctctctctttctctctctctctctctctctctctctttctctatctctctctctctctctctgtatatatataagacattaaataaaaaacagttggcAATCAATGCAAATCGCTTTGTTGATAGTTTTATATGTTACAAATctgctttttaataaaatgttatttatataaattaatgttaatCCAATGATTCAAAATTATCAAATTACTTGaattacattaatacattttataaactgGAAACTTACATCTTTTCCAAAGTGTTTGGTAAAGTAGCAGTATCAGTCCACATGACAATAGAACCACAATCAGAAATGAGAGAACATAAAGAGGAGTCCTCCACCAATCTGAGGAGAGACACAGATCACATACAGAtcacaaacattcacacaatATATCAAGATTTTTCCAACCTGAAAATACTGTTAACACTTCTTGTTCTTTGGACATTTCAGTAACAGCTGTGAACAGAGAAAAAAGGTTAAGTGATCGACAAaactcattttgtttttataacacaCAACCTTTAATGAGAAGATTAATACAGTTTTACCATTGACACTTTTCGATGTCTCTGAGAATGGACTGAGGAACGGTCTCACAGTTGGGATGGAAGGTTTTTCTATGTTTACTATTTGAGGGGCTAAAATCAAGACATCTAGATTAGTTACAGTACCAATATGTGGAGACTTTCTGAACCTACGATAAAAGTTACAGCATACATACCTGTCATTACAGAAAGTCTAACCACAGCAAAAGTTTCCAGACTGTGACCTTTGCCAATTGCACAAGCATAGTGTCCTGAATCACTTTCAGTCAATTCGAATATAGATATAGAGATAATTTTCCTCTGAAAATCATCACTCATTGATACTCTGCCATCACGCAAGACCCTTCGTCCTTTTAAGCTGTATATGGATTTGATGTTGGGGCCTGCTGACACTTTGAAGAAGTACTTTGCGTTGAAGATGTTCTCCGCCGTGTAAGCGCATTCGATTTTGGCCGTCTGACCCTTGTATGTCCTTAAATTGAGTTCACAAAATGTACCACCAAGAACTTAAAgcgaagaaaaagaaagaaatattaataatggGAGTGTAAAACTCTTCCAAAATGccattgattttaattttttggtgttgtttttctatttatattatgcttaaattctgaaatattttgagaataaaggTAACATTATGTGGGAAATATTGATTTTgattaatactaataataagaaatattatacttttaattttataccataatatattatattattaatactaTTATACTATGTAATCAGTGCTGATCCTAGACATCTGGAGGGCCCTAAGAAAACATTGGTGGGGTCCCTTGTCATAgtttaattaatataaacatatctgtaaactataagaaataaaaaatatataaatcaattaacacacataaatgtgtaaacttgaaaaaaaactttaaactgACAGTTTTGTGACTGtaagtcattcattttaaatgctatTGAAGTTAGAAACGTGTATATTAATGTGTAGCCTATGTAACTTTGGAGACGGTTTCTAAATTTACAACTATCGAACATCCAACTTCAAACCAAGGCTATACCAGTGGATAAATTCTGAATTTGTACATctgtatttgcataatttggCAAAACTAAATAAGACTTTGATAATGGTACAAAAACACATGCCTTCTTGTTCTTTTACATAGCGTTGTTGGCGTTTTTTCCCACTACGGACGGATGGGTCTATTTTAGCCATGACCATATGTAAAGACGCATCATCACATGAAATCAAATTTCCAAATGATTCCTGTAAAGTTGAATCCGCAAGTTATAAAAATAGCATCTTGTTTACATTATACTGTTTCGGTTCTGtatgtaattacattttatcatttttatcacTTAATTagtaaataatatacaaatctGTTATGCATATACTGTGTTCTAGCTACTCTTGTCAGCTTCGCTTAAGGATGACATGATTTTATCTCGAAGATTTAatcctgtaaaaatgtaaaccatTGTTGTGCCCCCTTAAAGCACCTTGGCTTAAATCTAAGCTATTCCACTCAATGTATGGTGTGCATTTGTTatctaaaatacaaaaataaaagaataaaatatatttttttttaattaaaaaagaacagaaacagaagtgcagaatttttttggtaaatgtacattttaagaACCTCCAAAAACATCaccataataaaatattaaattgtgaAAGTTccctcaaaatgtttttaaggctctactgttaaatattaaacacattacataatttattttcttaccTGTAAGGAGAATGACGACAATGGACAATTTgccaaacattattttaaatataaagataaaaaaagctTCTGGAAACAAAAGTTGACTGGTGTTTGAGAGCTGAAGTCACCTGCGGTCAGTTATTGTTTGTACTGTGGCAAGACTAAAAATGTGTTGGTACTAGGTAGTTGTTTCTCTGCATCTTTGCTTTTAACAAAACACCCACACTTCCTGCTCATGAAACCTGTTTTTGTGATTGCGTTTGTGTCCTTTGGTAGAGTGTTTAGGTGAAAggatttataataaatacagtgAAGAATGCAAAGtgactttttttacaaattacCCTTGGTCTGATTTTatctataaaaataatacttaacGGGGTATTTAAGGttagtcaaaataaatattatagatAGATTCATTCTTATCAGAGGAGACCTCTGAATGTCTCACCTTTTATGCTTTTGAGTTTGATGCACATTTTCTTAAACTTGTAGATGTTTTCCTGAAAGATAAGTGTTGTTTCACACTAGAGAAACATTGTAAGGGACCTGGTGGTAGATGTGGCTCTAGCAGTGGATGATGGTTTGTGCAGCTTTGTAAGGTTTGGGTTTCCTGTGACCATTGGCC
This region includes:
- the LOC130432814 gene encoding CMRF35-like molecule 8, which produces MFGKLSIVVILLTVLGGTFCELNLRTYKGQTAKIECAYTAENIFNAKYFFKVSAGPNIKSIYSLKGRRVLRDGRVSMSDDFQRKIISISIFELTESDSGHYACAIGKGHSLETFAVVRLSVMTAPQIVNIEKPSIPTVRPFLSPFSETSKSVNAVTEMSKEQEVLTVFSDWWRTPLYVLSFLIVVLLSCGLILLLYQTLWKRSSQNKRHKKTASKGNDNSKNYQKTEKEYNELDVCRKFPDSIYHNLNKKQCDLI